One part of the Marichromatium purpuratum 984 genome encodes these proteins:
- a CDS encoding DUF3240 family protein — MTDHTLLYLVVPPAAAEALAEWLLERPEVPGFTSVPAAGHGASEHSLSLAEQVAGHSKRVMYLIHLPPETARAVLVALHTDFGGSGIHHWLVPVLEYGRL; from the coding sequence ATGACCGATCACACCCTGCTCTATCTGGTCGTCCCCCCGGCGGCGGCCGAGGCCCTCGCCGAGTGGCTGCTCGAACGCCCCGAGGTGCCGGGCTTCACCAGCGTGCCGGCGGCCGGTCACGGCGCCTCCGAGCACTCGCTCTCGCTCGCCGAGCAGGTCGCCGGGCACAGCAAGCGGGTGATGTACCTCATCCACCTGCCGCCCGAGACCGCGCGCGCGGTGCTGGTGGCGCTGCACACCGACTTCGGCGGCAGCGGCATCCATCACTGGCTGGTGCCGGTACTCGAGTACGGGCGCCTCTAG
- a CDS encoding cation:proton antiporter domain-containing protein has product MELNSFVISAIVLLSVAAITVTLFKHLGLGSILGLLVAGIVVGPHSPGPYVTAHVEDVRHFTELGVVLLLFLIGLEMKPKRLWSLRREVFGLGTAQILLSGLAIAAYSVFYAPSWQVSLLIGLTFALSSTALVMQLLHERGDIATRHGTTAFAVLLMQDLAVVPLLAIVPLLSNRGTLSSSVPFGEQLLIVVGMVGLIVVFGRYVVPFALARLLRQGNREAFALVVMLAVFLAAGAMHEAGLSMALGAFLMGMLLSTSRFSFQIQAHIEPFKGLLMSLFFVAVGMSIDLPAIAAQPLLLAQHVVVIVGIKLLVLFLIALAFGLPRGVATRVAFMLAQSGEFGFVLFGAAKALGVIDDTTFAVAVSVISVGMLITPLLVRLGDLLARRAERRTTGQTSFDYAATGVVPQGRVVIAGYGRVGHTIATMLEANQIPFICFDTNPAHVERGERDQRPVFYGDIGNIELLTAAQVERAALVILTIDHGPSALRAVSHIRTAHPHVPVIARARDLEACGNLIRAGATHAYPEAIESSLRLGAEALQMLGVPTDDVDELLQGVRSQGYAPMAE; this is encoded by the coding sequence ATGGAACTGAACAGCTTCGTCATCTCCGCAATCGTGCTGCTCAGCGTGGCGGCGATCACCGTCACCCTGTTCAAGCATCTGGGACTGGGCTCGATCCTCGGCCTGCTGGTGGCCGGGATCGTGGTCGGGCCGCACTCGCCCGGTCCCTACGTGACCGCACACGTCGAGGACGTGCGTCACTTCACCGAGCTGGGTGTGGTGCTGCTGCTGTTCCTCATCGGGCTGGAGATGAAACCCAAGCGGCTGTGGTCGTTGCGCCGCGAGGTGTTCGGCCTGGGCACCGCGCAGATCCTCCTCAGTGGGCTGGCGATCGCCGCCTACAGCGTCTTCTACGCCCCCTCCTGGCAGGTCAGCCTGCTGATCGGGCTGACCTTCGCGCTCTCCTCCACCGCGCTGGTGATGCAGCTGCTGCACGAACGCGGCGACATCGCCACTCGTCACGGCACCACCGCCTTCGCGGTGCTGCTGATGCAGGACCTGGCGGTGGTACCGCTGCTGGCGATCGTGCCGCTGCTCTCCAATCGCGGCACCCTGTCCTCCTCGGTGCCCTTCGGCGAGCAGCTGCTGATCGTCGTCGGCATGGTCGGGCTGATCGTCGTCTTCGGGCGCTACGTGGTGCCCTTCGCGCTGGCGCGCCTGCTGCGCCAGGGCAACCGCGAGGCCTTCGCCCTGGTGGTGATGCTCGCCGTCTTCCTCGCCGCCGGGGCGATGCACGAGGCCGGGCTGTCGATGGCGCTCGGCGCCTTCCTCATGGGCATGCTGCTGTCGACCTCGCGCTTCAGCTTCCAGATCCAGGCCCATATCGAGCCCTTCAAGGGGCTGCTGATGAGCCTGTTCTTCGTCGCCGTGGGGATGTCGATCGATCTGCCGGCGATCGCCGCCCAGCCGCTGCTGCTCGCCCAGCACGTGGTGGTGATCGTCGGCATCAAGCTGCTGGTGCTGTTCCTGATCGCGCTGGCCTTCGGGCTGCCGCGCGGGGTGGCCACCCGGGTCGCCTTCATGCTGGCGCAGAGCGGCGAGTTCGGCTTCGTGCTGTTCGGCGCGGCCAAGGCACTGGGGGTGATCGACGACACCACCTTCGCCGTCGCCGTCAGCGTGATCTCGGTGGGGATGCTGATCACCCCGCTGCTGGTGCGCCTCGGCGACCTGCTGGCGCGCCGCGCCGAGCGACGGACGACGGGCCAGACGAGCTTCGACTACGCCGCCACCGGGGTCGTGCCCCAGGGGCGGGTGGTGATCGCCGGCTACGGCCGGGTCGGTCACACCATCGCCACCATGCTCGAGGCCAACCAGATCCCCTTCATCTGCTTCGACACCAACCCCGCACACGTCGAGCGCGGCGAGCGCGACCAGCGCCCGGTGTTCTACGGCGACATCGGCAACATCGAGCTGCTCACCGCCGCCCAGGTCGAGCGCGCCGCGCTGGTGATCCTCACCATCGACCACGGTCCCTCGGCGCTGCGCGCCGTCTCGCACATCCGCACTGCCCATCCGCACGTCCCGGTGATCGCCCGCGCCCGCGACCTCGAAGCCTGCGGCAACCTGATCCGCGCCGGCGCCACCCACGCCTACCCCGAGGCGATCGAGAGCAGCCTGCGCCTCGGCGCCGAGGCGCTGCAGATGCTCGGCGTCCCCACCGACGACGTCGACGAACTGCTCCAGGGCGTGCGCAGCCAGGGCTATGCGCCGATGGCCGAATGA
- a CDS encoding protein-L-isoaspartate O-methyltransferase family protein yields MESPNALARFNMIQQQIRPWSVLDERVLGAMAEIGRERFVPDGYQGLAYADIEVPLANGGHMLPPRVTARMLQALAVQPDERVLEIGTGSGYATACLAALGAQVLSLEIDPEQAEIARAHLAELGTERVEIRAADGLAGPIEGGPFDAILLNGALPSDSALDALQSQLALGGRLCCILGEAPVMEAVLITRGGGQDYQREPLFETLAGTLRNAPAREQFVF; encoded by the coding sequence GTGGAGAGCCCTAACGCGCTTGCGCGCTTCAACATGATCCAGCAGCAGATCCGTCCATGGAGCGTCCTGGACGAGCGGGTGCTGGGGGCAATGGCCGAGATCGGGCGCGAGCGTTTCGTCCCCGACGGCTACCAGGGGCTTGCCTATGCCGATATCGAGGTGCCGCTGGCCAACGGCGGCCACATGCTGCCGCCCCGGGTGACCGCGCGCATGCTCCAGGCGCTGGCGGTGCAGCCCGACGAGCGCGTGCTCGAGATCGGCACCGGCAGCGGTTACGCCACCGCCTGTCTGGCCGCGCTCGGCGCCCAGGTATTGAGCCTCGAGATCGACCCCGAGCAGGCCGAGATCGCCCGCGCCCACCTCGCCGAACTCGGCACCGAACGCGTCGAGATCCGCGCCGCCGACGGTCTCGCCGGACCGATCGAGGGCGGCCCCTTCGACGCCATCCTGCTCAACGGCGCGCTGCCGAGCGACAGCGCGCTGGACGCGCTGCAGTCGCAGCTCGCGCTCGGTGGCCGACTGTGCTGCATCCTCGGCGAGGCGCCGGTGATGGAGGCGGTGCTGATCACCCGCGGCGGCGGCCAGGACTACCAGCGCGAGCCGCTGTTCGAGACCCTCGCCGGGACGCTGCGCAACGCCCCGGCGCGCGAGCAGTTCGTCTTCTGA
- a CDS encoding isochorismatase family protein, with the protein MSIHQAQMPLCQRDFSQLLIIDAQERLAAAMPRDELEGVTANIQRLISAAKTLDIPVIATQHNSRGLGPIIAPIREALPEAAEPTEKTAFSCCTAPGFEHNISASPERRQLVVVGMEAHICIVQTVSGLQRWGYQVFVPADGIISRHPAYKQNVLERMRHCGIQVVCTESVGFEWLGDSSDEQFRAVWSLFKE; encoded by the coding sequence ATGAGTATCCACCAGGCGCAGATGCCGCTGTGTCAGCGCGACTTCTCCCAGCTCCTGATCATCGACGCCCAGGAACGGCTCGCCGCGGCGATGCCGCGCGACGAACTCGAGGGCGTCACCGCCAACATCCAGCGGCTGATCAGCGCCGCCAAGACGCTCGACATCCCGGTGATCGCCACCCAGCACAACTCGCGCGGGCTCGGGCCGATCATCGCACCGATCCGCGAGGCGCTGCCCGAGGCGGCCGAACCGACCGAGAAGACCGCCTTCTCCTGCTGTACCGCCCCCGGCTTCGAGCACAACATCTCCGCCTCGCCGGAGCGGCGCCAACTGGTGGTGGTGGGCATGGAGGCGCACATCTGCATCGTGCAGACCGTCTCCGGGCTGCAGCGCTGGGGCTATCAGGTGTTCGTGCCCGCCGACGGCATCATCTCGCGCCACCCCGCCTACAAGCAGAACGTGCTCGAACGCATGCGCCACTGCGGCATCCAGGTGGTGTGCACCGAATCGGTCGGCTTCGAATGGCTGGGCGACTCGTCCGACGAACAGTTCCGCGCCGTCTGGTCGTTGTTCAAGGAATAG
- a CDS encoding IS701 family transposase, whose amino-acid sequence MKYSEVSGWETELDRIHQRLAACFRRPEPRARARGYLQGLLTTVPRKNGWQLAETLGERRPDGVQRLLNTARWDAEAAREVLRAYVVEALGDAEAVLIVDETGFLKKGTHSVGVQRQYSGTAGRVENSQIGVFLCYASRHGAAFIDRALYLPKCWANDPARCAEAGVPEQARRFQTKPALARTMLERALDAGVPCGWVTGDAVYGKDRKLRLWLEARQQPFVLAVAGNEPVWFDGPQTHRVAALAKALPETAWQRHAVGAGSKGARTFEWAWVPLWRLQLSAEERAWGHWLVVRRNCNRPEERAYYIAFAPRAEATLERLAKVAGQRWAIEVGFELAKQQCGLDEYEVRRWPAWHRHITLALLAHACLVVLQRRAKKGALSLGGSH is encoded by the coding sequence ATGAAGTACAGCGAAGTCTCTGGCTGGGAGACGGAACTGGACAGGATCCATCAGCGCCTGGCGGCGTGTTTTCGTCGTCCTGAGCCGCGCGCCCGAGCGCGGGGTTATCTGCAAGGGCTGCTGACGACAGTGCCACGCAAGAACGGTTGGCAGCTGGCCGAAACCTTGGGCGAACGGCGCCCGGACGGGGTGCAGCGCCTGCTCAACACGGCACGCTGGGACGCCGAGGCGGCGCGCGAGGTGCTGCGTGCCTATGTCGTCGAGGCGCTGGGCGACGCCGAGGCGGTGCTGATCGTCGATGAGACCGGTTTCTTGAAGAAGGGCACGCACTCGGTGGGGGTGCAGCGCCAGTACAGCGGCACGGCGGGCCGGGTCGAGAACAGTCAGATCGGGGTGTTTCTGTGTTACGCCAGCCGGCACGGCGCGGCCTTCATCGATCGGGCGCTGTACCTGCCCAAATGTTGGGCGAATGACCCCGCACGCTGCGCCGAGGCCGGCGTCCCGGAGCAGGCACGCCGCTTCCAGACCAAACCAGCCCTGGCGCGTACGATGCTCGAGCGCGCACTCGATGCCGGGGTACCTTGTGGCTGGGTGACGGGCGATGCCGTCTACGGTAAGGATCGCAAGCTGCGCCTGTGGCTCGAGGCGCGCCAACAGCCCTTCGTGCTCGCCGTGGCGGGCAATGAACCGGTGTGGTTCGATGGCCCGCAGACCCATCGTGTCGCGGCACTGGCCAAGGCGCTGCCAGAGACGGCCTGGCAGCGCCACGCCGTCGGCGCCGGGAGCAAGGGCGCGCGCACCTTCGAGTGGGCCTGGGTGCCGCTGTGGCGCCTGCAGCTCAGCGCCGAGGAGCGCGCCTGGGGGCATTGGCTGGTGGTGCGGCGCAACTGCAACCGCCCCGAGGAGCGGGCCTACTACATCGCCTTCGCGCCCCGCGCCGAGGCCACACTCGAGCGCCTGGCCAAGGTCGCCGGGCAGCGCTGGGCGATCGAGGTCGGCTTCGAGCTGGCCAAGCAGCAGTGCGGGCTCGACGAATATGAGGTGCGCCGCTGGCCGGCTTGGCATCGCCATATCACCCTTGCGCTGCTGGCCCATGCCTGCCTCGTCGTGCTGCAACGGCGGGCGAAAAAGGGGGCGCTGTCGCTGGGCGGATCGCACTGA
- a CDS encoding IS5 family transposase (programmed frameshift), with translation MSRRYELPEEAWELIADLFSRPQRTGRPRRDDRLMLNGIFWVLCSGAAWRDLPERFGPWSTVYQRFRDWRDDGTFTKVLERLHIRLREDGLIDLETWMIDSTSIRATRAAAGGGKKGGPQEPLSHALGRSRGGLTTKIHLLCDAKGVPLSFLLSPGQHSDIRHAQPLLEQVRLPSAHRGRPRTRCRQLLADKGYDADDLRRYCDRRGIRPVIPQRQGVRKPKPGRPRALNKPSYRKRNVIERLFGWLKSCRRIATRYDKLATSFSAMFTLACIRRCLRHYFSYKT, from the exons ATGTCGAGACGTTACGAACTCCCAGAAGAGGCCTGGGAGCTGATTGCCGATCTGTTTTCCCGTCCGCAGCGTACCGGTCGCCCACGCCGGGATGACCGCCTGATGCTCAACGGCATCTTCTGGGTGCTGTGCTCGGGTGCGGCGTGGCGCGACCTGCCCGAGCGCTTCGGTCCCTGGTCGACGGTCTACCAGCGGTTTCGCGACTGGCGTGACGACGGCACCTTCACCAAGGTCCTGGAACGGTTGCACATCCGGTTGCGCGAGGATGGGTTGATCGATCTGGAGACCTGGATGATCGACTCGACCTCGATCCGTGCCACGCGCGCCGCCGCTGGCGGCGGAA AAAAAGGGGGGCCGCAGGAGCCGCTGAGCCATGCGCTCGGGCGCAGTCGCGGCGGCCTGACGACCAAGATCCACCTGCTCTGCGATGCCAAGGGCGTTCCCTTGAGCTTTCTGCTCTCCCCAGGCCAGCACAGCGACATTCGCCATGCCCAACCGCTCCTCGAGCAGGTCCGCTTGCCCAGCGCTCATCGAGGTCGTCCGCGCACCCGTTGCCGCCAACTGCTCGCCGACAAGGGCTACGATGCCGACGACTTACGCCGCTACTGCGATCGGCGCGGTATCCGTCCGGTGATCCCGCAGCGCCAGGGCGTGCGCAAGCCCAAGCCTGGTCGCCCTCGGGCACTCAACAAGCCCAGCTATCGCAAGCGCAACGTCATCGAGCGGCTGTTCGGCTGGCTCAAGTCCTGTCGACGCATCGCCACCCGTTACGACAAGTTGGCGACCAGCTTCTCGGCAATGTTCACGCTTGCTTGTATCCGCAGATGCCTCAGGCATTACTTTTCGTACAAAACGTAG
- the waaA gene encoding lipid IV(A) 3-deoxy-D-manno-octulosonic acid transferase, whose translation MSESVIEAQPSFRGTLLQLLYTLVLRLTLPLVLLRLVLRGLSRPARELRLGERLARGVPAPPVEVWVHAVSVGEVLAARGLIEHLLARTPTCRVLVTTTTPTGAERLHALFGERVAHRYTPYDLPGVQARFLDQARPRLLIVIETEIWPNMLDACAERSIPTLLVNARLSARSARGYAQLGRLTAPTLRRFALIAAQGRGDARRFNALGAEPERVRVTGSVKFDVADDPERERRSAELRAHWGEGRPLWIAASTHEGEEARVLAAHRRVLEHHPEALLVLVPRHPERFDQVAALVETHGFRLARRTDPDADVSEAQVLLGDTMGELAGLIAAVDVAFIGGSLVPVGGHNLLEAAVAGVPALVGPHTFNFAEITTRLIGLGGCDRVADSEALAARLTDWLAAPERRAAIGANGRAFVEANRGALARLIGLVEGYLPKG comes from the coding sequence ATGTCTGAGTCGGTGATCGAGGCCCAACCCTCGTTCAGGGGGACACTGTTGCAACTGCTCTACACCCTGGTACTGCGTCTGACCCTGCCGCTGGTGCTGCTGCGCCTGGTGCTGCGCGGGCTGTCGCGCCCGGCGCGCGAGCTGCGTCTCGGCGAACGGCTGGCGCGCGGCGTGCCCGCGCCGCCGGTCGAGGTCTGGGTGCACGCCGTCTCGGTCGGCGAGGTGCTGGCCGCGCGTGGGCTCATCGAGCACCTGCTCGCGCGTACCCCGACCTGTCGGGTGCTGGTCACCACCACCACCCCGACTGGTGCCGAGCGGCTGCACGCGCTGTTCGGCGAGCGGGTGGCGCACCGCTACACCCCCTACGACCTGCCCGGGGTGCAGGCGCGCTTTCTCGATCAGGCGCGCCCCCGGCTGCTGATCGTCATCGAGACCGAGATCTGGCCGAACATGCTCGACGCCTGCGCCGAGCGCAGCATCCCCACCCTGTTGGTCAATGCCCGACTGTCGGCGCGCTCGGCGCGCGGCTATGCCCAGCTCGGTCGGCTCACCGCGCCGACGCTGCGCCGCTTCGCGCTGATCGCCGCTCAGGGGCGCGGCGACGCACGTCGCTTCAACGCGCTCGGCGCCGAGCCCGAGCGGGTGCGGGTGACCGGCTCGGTCAAGTTCGACGTCGCCGACGACCCCGAGCGCGAGCGCCGCAGCGCCGAGCTGCGCGCGCACTGGGGCGAGGGTCGGCCGCTGTGGATCGCCGCCAGCACCCACGAGGGCGAGGAGGCGCGGGTGCTCGCCGCCCACCGCCGCGTGCTCGAACATCACCCCGAGGCGCTGCTGGTGCTGGTGCCGCGCCACCCCGAGCGCTTCGACCAGGTCGCCGCGCTGGTCGAGACCCACGGCTTCCGCCTGGCGCGCCGCACCGATCCCGACGCCGATGTGAGCGAGGCCCAGGTCCTGCTCGGCGACACCATGGGCGAGCTGGCGGGGCTGATCGCCGCTGTCGACGTCGCCTTCATCGGCGGCTCGCTGGTGCCGGTCGGCGGTCACAACCTGCTCGAGGCCGCCGTCGCCGGGGTGCCGGCGCTGGTCGGCCCGCACACCTTCAACTTCGCCGAGATCACCACCCGCCTGATCGGCCTCGGCGGCTGCGATCGGGTCGCCGACAGCGAGGCCCTGGCCGCACGCCTCACCGACTGGCTCGCCGCCCCCGAACGCCGTGCCGCGATCGGCGCCAACGGCCGCGCCTTCGTCGAGGCCAATCGCGGCGCGCTGGCGCGGTTGATCGGTTTGGTCGAGGGGTATTTGCCGAAGGGGTGA
- the hldE gene encoding bifunctional D-glycero-beta-D-manno-heptose-7-phosphate kinase/D-glycero-beta-D-manno-heptose 1-phosphate adenylyltransferase HldE, whose amino-acid sequence MSPIPLPDLPDFGRASILVAGDLMLDRYWSGCTRRISPEAPVPVVRIDGREDRPGGGANVALNLAALGVRTALVGVTGRDEAAECLTAPLREAGVALHLHRRDDVPTITKLRVLSHHQQLIRLDFEASLAPLAEDPLPALVEAALPHHQLLLLSDYGKGTLVDPQRLIERARARGLPVLVDPKGSDFARYRGATLLTPNRGELEAVVGPCADDATLIARAERLRDELALEALLVTLGERGMLLLAAGAEALHLPTQAREVFDVTGAGDTVIAALAAALAAGMPLPAACALANCAAGLAVAKLGTASVGVRELARAYRGGEWRTLLDRDALVHTVAEARARGERVVMTNGCFDILHEGHVAYLQQARALGDRLVVAVNDDDSVRRLKGEGRPINGVEQRMAVLAGLASVDWVCPFSEDTPEALICAVGPDVLVKGGDYHVEEIAGADCVRARGGEVRVLDFLPGRSTSRIIGAIRDV is encoded by the coding sequence TTGAGCCCGATCCCCCTTCCCGATCTCCCCGACTTCGGCCGCGCCAGCATCCTGGTGGCCGGCGACCTGATGCTCGACCGCTACTGGAGCGGTTGCACCCGCCGTATCTCGCCCGAGGCCCCGGTGCCGGTGGTGCGCATCGACGGGCGCGAGGACCGCCCCGGCGGCGGCGCCAATGTCGCGCTCAACCTCGCCGCGCTCGGCGTGCGCACCGCGCTCGTCGGCGTGACCGGTCGCGACGAGGCCGCCGAGTGTCTGACCGCGCCGCTGCGCGAGGCCGGGGTCGCGCTGCACCTGCACCGTCGCGACGACGTGCCGACCATCACCAAGCTGCGGGTGCTCAGCCATCACCAGCAGCTCATCCGGCTCGACTTCGAGGCGTCGCTCGCGCCGCTGGCCGAGGACCCGCTGCCGGCGCTGGTCGAGGCCGCGCTGCCGCATCATCAGCTGCTGCTGCTCTCGGACTACGGCAAGGGCACCCTGGTCGATCCGCAGCGGCTGATCGAGCGCGCCCGCGCCCGTGGCCTGCCGGTGCTGGTCGACCCCAAGGGATCGGACTTCGCGCGCTATCGCGGCGCCACCCTGCTCACCCCTAATCGCGGCGAGTTGGAGGCGGTGGTCGGCCCCTGCGCCGACGACGCCACCCTGATCGCGCGCGCCGAGCGGCTGCGCGACGAGCTGGCGCTGGAGGCGCTGCTGGTGACCCTGGGCGAGCGCGGTATGTTGCTGCTCGCCGCCGGTGCCGAGGCGCTGCACCTGCCGACCCAGGCGCGCGAGGTGTTCGACGTCACCGGCGCGGGCGATACCGTGATCGCCGCGCTCGCCGCCGCGCTCGCCGCCGGCATGCCGCTGCCCGCCGCCTGCGCCCTGGCCAATTGCGCCGCCGGGCTGGCGGTGGCCAAGCTCGGCACTGCCAGCGTCGGCGTGCGCGAACTGGCGCGCGCCTATCGCGGCGGCGAGTGGCGCACCCTGCTCGATCGCGACGCCCTGGTGCACACCGTGGCCGAGGCGCGCGCGCGCGGCGAGCGGGTGGTGATGACCAACGGCTGCTTCGACATCCTCCACGAGGGTCATGTCGCCTATCTGCAGCAGGCCCGCGCGCTCGGCGATCGGCTGGTGGTGGCGGTCAACGACGACGACTCGGTGCGCCGGCTCAAGGGCGAGGGGCGACCGATCAACGGCGTCGAGCAGCGCATGGCGGTGCTCGCCGGGCTGGCCTCGGTCGACTGGGTCTGCCCCTTCTCCGAGGACACCCCGGAGGCGCTGATTTGCGCCGTCGGCCCGGACGTGCTGGTCAAGGGCGGCGACTACCACGTCGAGGAGATCGCCGGGGCCGACTGCGTGCGCGCGCGCGGTGGCGAGGTGCGGGTGCTCGACTTCCTGCCCGGACGTTCGACCAGCCGGATCATCGGGGCGATCCGCGATGTCTGA